The proteins below are encoded in one region of Desulfuromonadaceae bacterium:
- the pal gene encoding peptidoglycan-associated lipoprotein Pal: protein MQATNGGEETAAKADSTQAATSESAASTGSSAASSGAQGGVAGSTGFTEQAVGDSSTARGSMTESSAMTDSGASASAGAEGAQISSLKRIHFDFDRYELSEEARMTLAGNAAYLKANPNARIRIEGHCDERGSDEYNLALGERRAIAAKRYLQSLGVDTSRLTMISYGEERPLDPNSNEAAWAKNRRAEFISR, encoded by the coding sequence ATGCAGGCGACAAACGGTGGCGAAGAGACGGCTGCAAAGGCCGACAGCACGCAAGCAGCGACGTCTGAAAGTGCCGCCAGCACCGGTTCCTCAGCCGCGAGTAGCGGGGCGCAAGGTGGCGTTGCCGGATCCACCGGCTTTACGGAGCAGGCGGTGGGTGATTCCAGTACTGCGCGCGGGTCAATGACTGAAAGCAGTGCGATGACTGACAGTGGAGCAAGTGCCTCGGCTGGTGCTGAGGGCGCCCAGATCAGCAGTCTGAAGCGGATTCACTTTGATTTTGACCGTTACGAACTGTCGGAAGAAGCCCGGATGACCCTGGCCGGTAACGCGGCGTATCTGAAGGCCAACCCGAATGCACGAATTCGCATCGAAGGTCACTGTGATGAGCGCGGTTCCGATGAGTACAATCTGGCTCTCGGCGAGCGGCGCGCAATCGCTGCCAAACGCTATCTGCAATCTCTTGGGGTTGACACCTCGCGCCTGACGATGATTTCCTACGGCGAGGAACGACCGCTTGATCCGAACAGCAATGAGGCGGCCTGGGCCAAGAACCGGCGGGCGGAATTCATCAGTCGCTAA
- a CDS encoding multidrug efflux SMR transporter yields the protein MAWVYLIFAGLSEIGWPVGLKMAQTPETRWSGIGVAVVFMAVSGFLLWLAQRQIPIGTAYAVWTGIGAAGTFFVGVLCYGDPASMTRYIGVALIVAGVATLNVAH from the coding sequence ATGGCATGGGTTTACCTGATTTTTGCTGGCCTCTCCGAGATCGGTTGGCCGGTCGGCCTGAAGATGGCACAAACACCCGAAACCCGGTGGTCGGGGATTGGGGTCGCGGTTGTGTTCATGGCAGTCAGTGGATTTCTTCTTTGGCTGGCTCAGCGACAAATTCCCATCGGTACGGCCTATGCCGTCTGGACAGGCATCGGCGCTGCTGGAACTTTTTTTGTCGGGGTTCTCTGTTATGGCGATCCAGCCTCAATGACCAGATATATAGGTGTGGCACTTATCGTGGCTGGGGTTGCCACGCTCAACGTGGCACATTGA
- a CDS encoding 2-oxoglutarate dehydrogenase E1 component produces MNFWMHLSPEYLEKEYRRWQADPDSVAADRQLFFSGFDLALETKTPLAAEPALKESAVQSLLYRYRDLGHLQAAINPLDPAPATHPRLALESFGLDENDLDRVFHSVRFEKESATLREILAILGDTYCRSVGVEFMHIQNPVERDWLKERMEPCRNRPQLSRETKLAVLGKIQEAALFERFLQRKFVGQKRFSLEGGETLIPLLDALVEHAARSGVRDLVMGMSHRGRLNVLANILRKPLENIFAEFADNLELGFIGDGDVKYHKGFSTDRKLPSGATIHLTVAPNPSHLEAVDPVVIGKSRARHNLHGPGGKQKVLPVLIHGDAAFAGQGLVAETLNLSQIDGYQVGGTLHVIVNNQIGFTATAKDARSTPYATDVAKMLQAPIFHIHGEDPEAAVFVAELAFDYRQRFAKDAVVEICCYRRHGHNEGDEPSFTQPLMYARIKDRPPIDKVYAEQLVAEGVPPAAIDALAQEVTARLETALEAAPQPAEVGYQEKWARVQRDYSPQQPVTAVAAKTLQQLGKKLAHVPSGFALHPKVEKLLHGRLAALESGAAIDWGNAEALAFASLLAEGVPVRVSGQDSRRGTFNHRHAMLVDQRNGALFTPYAALGRGQAAAQFYNSMLSEAAVLGFEYGYSLETPEGLTIWEAQFGDFANGAQVIIDQFIAGGISKWDRASGITLFLPHGYEGQGAEHSSARIERYLQLCAEENLLVTYPSSPAQFFHLLRRQVKLPYRRPLVVFTPKSLLRNPLCRSSVRELSSGTFQPVLPATSDPQATRRVLVCCGKIYYELLARLNEEQRDDVALIRVEQLYPLHTELLSAALEPYRALDRPLFWVQEEPENMGAWRHLRPQLAALAAGEVGYFGREAAAVPAVGLHRLHLEEQQHIIDAALTL; encoded by the coding sequence ATGAATTTTTGGATGCACCTCAGTCCTGAATATCTGGAGAAGGAATATCGTCGCTGGCAGGCTGATCCTGATTCGGTGGCTGCCGATCGGCAGCTTTTTTTCAGCGGGTTCGATCTGGCGCTGGAGACAAAAACGCCGCTTGCTGCAGAACCGGCGCTGAAGGAATCAGCGGTTCAGTCGCTGCTCTATCGGTATCGTGATCTGGGTCATTTGCAGGCCGCCATCAATCCGCTCGACCCTGCCCCCGCGACGCATCCCCGGCTCGCCCTGGAGTCCTTCGGCCTTGATGAAAACGATCTCGATCGAGTCTTTCATTCGGTGCGTTTCGAAAAAGAAAGCGCCACCCTGCGTGAAATCCTTGCCATCCTTGGCGACACCTATTGCCGCAGCGTCGGAGTGGAGTTCATGCATATCCAGAATCCGGTCGAGCGCGACTGGTTGAAGGAGCGGATGGAACCGTGTCGCAATCGGCCGCAGCTAAGTCGCGAGACAAAGCTCGCGGTGCTCGGAAAGATTCAGGAAGCGGCCCTTTTTGAGCGATTTCTGCAGCGCAAATTTGTCGGCCAGAAGCGCTTTTCCCTCGAAGGTGGCGAGACGTTGATTCCGCTCCTTGATGCCCTGGTCGAACACGCTGCCCGCAGTGGCGTTCGCGACCTGGTGATGGGGATGTCGCACCGCGGGCGGCTGAATGTGCTGGCCAACATTTTACGCAAACCGCTGGAGAATATTTTTGCCGAATTCGCCGACAACCTCGAACTCGGTTTTATCGGTGACGGTGACGTCAAATACCACAAAGGGTTTTCAACCGACCGCAAGCTCCCCTCCGGGGCGACGATTCATCTGACTGTCGCTCCCAATCCGAGCCATCTTGAAGCGGTCGATCCGGTGGTGATCGGCAAATCTCGCGCGCGTCACAATCTGCATGGTCCGGGGGGGAAACAAAAGGTGCTCCCGGTATTGATTCACGGAGATGCGGCTTTTGCCGGGCAGGGGCTGGTTGCCGAGACCCTCAACCTGTCGCAGATTGATGGTTATCAGGTCGGCGGTACGCTGCATGTTATTGTTAATAATCAAATCGGCTTTACCGCCACGGCGAAAGATGCCCGCTCGACCCCCTATGCCACCGATGTTGCCAAGATGCTCCAGGCACCGATCTTTCATATCCACGGCGAAGATCCCGAGGCGGCGGTTTTCGTCGCCGAACTGGCCTTTGATTATCGACAGCGTTTTGCCAAAGACGCTGTGGTTGAGATCTGCTGCTACCGTCGGCATGGGCATAATGAAGGGGATGAGCCATCTTTTACTCAACCGCTGATGTATGCCAGGATCAAGGATCGCCCGCCGATCGATAAGGTTTACGCCGAGCAGCTGGTGGCGGAGGGGGTTCCCCCTGCGGCGATCGACGCGTTGGCGCAGGAGGTCACCGCCAGGCTGGAGACGGCGCTGGAAGCTGCGCCGCAACCGGCCGAAGTGGGTTATCAAGAGAAGTGGGCGAGGGTGCAGCGGGATTATTCGCCGCAGCAACCGGTCACCGCAGTTGCGGCGAAAACCCTTCAGCAGCTGGGGAAGAAACTGGCGCACGTTCCGTCCGGGTTCGCGCTGCATCCGAAAGTGGAAAAGTTGTTGCACGGACGCCTGGCGGCACTGGAGTCAGGCGCGGCAATCGACTGGGGAAACGCCGAGGCCCTGGCTTTTGCCAGCCTGCTGGCGGAGGGAGTGCCAGTGCGGGTTTCAGGGCAGGATTCACGGCGCGGGACGTTTAATCACCGTCACGCCATGCTGGTCGATCAGCGCAATGGCGCGCTGTTCACGCCTTATGCGGCACTGGGAAGAGGACAGGCAGCGGCACAGTTTTACAACAGTATGCTCTCCGAGGCGGCAGTCCTTGGTTTTGAATACGGATATTCGCTGGAGACCCCCGAAGGGCTGACGATCTGGGAGGCGCAGTTCGGCGATTTTGCCAACGGTGCCCAGGTGATCATCGACCAGTTTATTGCCGGCGGGATTTCCAAGTGGGATCGCGCCAGCGGGATTACCCTGTTCCTGCCGCATGGCTATGAGGGGCAGGGGGCGGAGCATTCCAGCGCCCGAATCGAACGCTATCTGCAACTGTGTGCCGAAGAGAATCTGCTGGTCACTTACCCGAGTTCCCCGGCCCAGTTTTTTCATCTGCTGCGGCGACAGGTCAAGCTGCCCTACCGGCGTCCGCTGGTCGTCTTTACCCCGAAAAGTCTGCTGCGCAATCCGCTTTGTCGTTCAAGTGTGCGAGAACTGAGTAGTGGCACGTTTCAGCCAGTGCTTCCTGCAACCAGCGACCCGCAGGCAACGCGGCGGGTGCTGGTGTGCTGTGGGAAAATTTACTACGAACTGCTGGCCCGGCTCAATGAGGAACAGCGTGACGATGTCGCCCTGATCCGTGTTGAGCAACTCTATCCGCTGCATACCGAGCTGCTCAGCGCTGCGCTGGAACCGTATCGCGCTTTAGATCGACCACTGTTCTGGGTGCAGGAAGAGCCTGAAAATATGGGGGCATGGCGTCACTTGCGTCCGCAGCTGGCAGCGCTGGCAGCCGGTGAGGTCGGCTATTTTGGACGTGAGGCTGCGGCGGTTCCGGCGGTCGGTTTGCATCGTCTGCACCTGGAGGAACAGCAACACATCATCGACGCGGCGTTGACCCTTTAA
- a CDS encoding cation:proton antiporter, whose translation MMLQLLTGLATVFLGALIGGRLASMCYVPRVTGYLLVGLLIGPSMSGLLGLPSLLTGAALEEMRIIADVALALILMNIGGSFELENLRRWGRRLLIFSATEILVTFFSVALATGLLNQFYLHHIISGLSLWETSLFSAIFLGIIASATAPAVTMMVVREYEAEGPVTSTILTLIGLNNLVAVLSFVIVTYSLLRPEEGVAVLLLKTCGPLLIGSVFGFFLAAWAQRLELPSEHKTLLLGGVISCTALCRYLQVDFLLANLMLGMVLANSSPRWHRLQESLRHIDYPLYVVFFVFAGATLHIETLSQIGLIGVAYVLARTLGKWLGSRCGAQLGGFGKRERAYAGITMLAQGGVAIGLAGQIAYQWPTGGHLIETIVLGAVVIFELIGPLAIRHGLVQAGEVPLLSLLQKRAPLRTMEGLHNVAQHFRAALGLPGHNFSDPGDIHVRHIMRQNIETVRNDTPYYDLLKFISHSRYDRFPVVDAEQRFLGMINYTEIRDLLFEPTLAPLVVAGDLTAANPHAINPEQSLREALKVLQLNRNISYFPVVSKDEPDRLLGILSQNDVLAAFRRLKADP comes from the coding sequence ATGATGTTGCAACTGCTCACCGGGCTGGCGACGGTTTTTCTCGGCGCGTTGATCGGCGGTCGACTTGCTTCAATGTGTTATGTGCCGCGCGTAACCGGGTATCTACTGGTTGGCCTGCTGATCGGCCCGTCGATGTCCGGGCTTCTTGGGCTTCCGTCGCTCTTGACCGGGGCCGCGCTGGAAGAGATGCGGATCATCGCCGATGTTGCGCTGGCCTTGATTCTGATGAATATTGGCGGGTCGTTCGAACTTGAAAATCTGCGCCGCTGGGGACGTCGCTTGTTGATTTTTTCCGCCACCGAGATTCTCGTTACCTTCTTTTCGGTCGCGCTGGCGACTGGTCTGCTCAATCAGTTTTACCTGCATCATATAATTTCCGGTCTGTCCCTGTGGGAGACGTCACTTTTTTCTGCCATTTTTCTTGGCATCATCGCCTCGGCGACCGCTCCTGCGGTCACGATGATGGTTGTCCGCGAATACGAAGCGGAGGGCCCCGTGACCAGCACCATTCTAACGCTGATCGGTCTCAACAATCTGGTTGCGGTGCTCAGCTTTGTGATCGTGACATACTCCCTGCTTCGCCCCGAAGAGGGTGTCGCTGTATTGTTGCTGAAAACCTGCGGGCCACTGCTCATCGGCTCCGTTTTTGGCTTTTTCCTCGCCGCCTGGGCGCAGCGACTGGAACTACCGAGCGAACACAAAACACTCCTGCTCGGCGGTGTCATCAGTTGCACGGCGCTCTGCCGTTATCTACAGGTTGATTTCCTGCTGGCTAATCTCATGCTCGGCATGGTTCTCGCCAACAGCTCACCGCGCTGGCACCGGCTACAGGAGAGCTTGCGTCACATCGATTATCCGCTCTATGTTGTATTTTTTGTCTTTGCCGGAGCGACGCTGCATATAGAAACACTCAGCCAGATCGGATTGATCGGTGTGGCTTATGTCCTCGCCCGAACCCTTGGCAAGTGGCTTGGCAGTCGTTGCGGTGCACAACTCGGCGGTTTCGGCAAACGTGAGCGGGCCTATGCGGGGATAACGATGCTTGCTCAGGGCGGAGTCGCGATCGGTCTTGCCGGCCAGATCGCGTATCAATGGCCGACCGGCGGCCACCTGATTGAAACTATCGTCCTTGGCGCGGTAGTGATCTTTGAATTGATCGGACCGCTGGCGATTCGCCACGGCCTGGTTCAAGCCGGGGAGGTTCCGCTCCTCTCCCTGCTGCAGAAGCGCGCCCCCCTCAGGACCATGGAGGGGTTGCATAATGTCGCCCAGCACTTCCGTGCGGCGCTTGGGCTACCAGGACATAATTTCAGCGATCCAGGCGACATCCACGTCCGCCACATCATGCGTCAGAATATTGAAACTGTGCGCAATGACACACCCTACTACGATCTGCTCAAATTTATTTCCCACAGCCGCTATGACCGTTTTCCGGTGGTTGATGCCGAACAGCGTTTTCTCGGTATGATCAACTACACTGAAATTCGCGACCTGCTCTTTGAACCGACCCTTGCGCCGTTGGTCGTTGCAGGGGATCTTACCGCCGCCAACCCTCATGCGATCAACCCCGAACAATCGTTGCGCGAAGCGTTGAAGGTGCTGCAACTGAACCGTAATATCAGCTATTTTCCGGTTGTCAGCAAAGATGAGCCGGACCGTCTTCTCGGCATCCTCAGCCAGAACGATGTCCTTGCCGCCTTCCGCCGGTTGAAAGCCGACCCATGA
- the ybgF gene encoding tol-pal system protein YbgF: MKQGIWVAALVVLLTLSGCLATSQQLTMERNLSEMKRRLAETERGLAALRLERSTETQERLNELHRRAADQQVHLDAFRVEFQSFYGRLEDFSRTNNQLAAGLGLTQDELSIKLAALENRLAALESAKADQPPVSTATPLPPEKVTITTDTAPEAFYQAALKLLREQGEYAAARERLGVFIEHFTNHPLCGNASYWIGEAYFAEKKFDQAILQFQHVIDNYPGHAKLPAALLMQGTAFHLLGDTASGKVILRQLLSKYPEVAEARKAEARLEEWETKK; this comes from the coding sequence ATGAAACAGGGTATCTGGGTCGCTGCACTTGTTGTTCTGCTGACCTTGAGCGGCTGTCTCGCTACGAGCCAGCAGCTGACGATGGAACGCAACCTGAGTGAAATGAAACGTCGCCTTGCCGAAACGGAACGGGGGCTGGCTGCGTTGCGCCTGGAGCGCAGCACCGAGACTCAGGAACGCCTCAATGAGCTGCACCGGCGTGCCGCTGATCAGCAGGTGCATCTCGATGCCTTCCGCGTCGAGTTTCAGTCATTCTACGGGCGGCTGGAAGATTTTTCACGAACCAACAACCAGCTGGCCGCCGGCCTGGGCTTAACTCAGGACGAGTTGAGCATCAAACTGGCCGCGCTCGAAAATCGGCTGGCGGCACTTGAAAGTGCCAAAGCCGACCAGCCTCCCGTGAGTACGGCGACTCCCTTACCCCCCGAAAAGGTTACGATCACTACCGACACCGCTCCCGAAGCCTTCTACCAGGCGGCGCTCAAATTACTGCGTGAGCAGGGAGAATATGCCGCCGCGCGTGAACGGCTGGGTGTTTTTATCGAGCACTTTACCAATCACCCGCTGTGCGGCAATGCCAGCTACTGGATCGGTGAAGCCTATTTCGCCGAGAAGAAGTTCGACCAGGCAATTCTTCAATTTCAACACGTGATCGACAATTACCCCGGTCACGCGAAATTGCCCGCGGCGCTGTTGATGCAGGGAACCGCATTCCATCTGTTGGGTGATACCGCAAGCGGCAAAGTGATTTTGCGGCAACTGCTGAGCAAGTATCCTGAAGTGGCAGAAGCGCGCAAGGCTGAGGCTCGCCTCGAAGAGTGGGAAACAAAGAAATAA
- a CDS encoding DMT family protein, translating into MPFVGLKIPVVLQTVALLTLSNVFMTFAWYAPEFFQEG; encoded by the coding sequence ATGCCATTCGTCGGCCTCAAAATTCCCGTGGTGTTGCAGACCGTTGCGTTACTGACGTTGTCGAATGTATTTATGACGTTCGCCTGGTACGCACCGGAGTTTTTTCAGGAAGGCTGA
- a CDS encoding HAD family hydrolase, with translation MVDGCVDRFDPARVRAVLFDLDGTLLDVDMSRFIPVYLERLAGHFSDLVAPERFARTMRRLISALLEADDGRLNALVVAEVLERRLGIDPLVGAVRFRNFYAQSLAGLQSLVTPLPQAQALLLTCLERGMQVVIATNPVFPREVVAARLEWAGIGALPYALVTSLENSHYCKPHPGYFRQVLTKLGLSAAEVVMVGNDTEHDLAARKVGIPTFLVDPWLIERNGPHYSCDWRGDHTQLGIFLETLGTPGKN, from the coding sequence ATGGTTGACGGGTGCGTCGACCGCTTCGATCCGGCACGGGTACGCGCCGTTCTCTTTGATCTTGACGGAACCCTGCTGGATGTCGATATGTCGCGCTTTATTCCTGTTTATCTTGAGCGACTGGCTGGACATTTTTCCGATCTGGTCGCCCCCGAGCGCTTTGCGCGGACGATGCGCAGACTGATCTCGGCACTTCTTGAGGCAGACGACGGGCGCTTGAATGCGCTGGTGGTTGCGGAGGTGCTGGAACGACGACTGGGGATCGATCCGCTGGTCGGCGCGGTTCGATTCAGAAACTTTTATGCACAAAGCCTTGCCGGATTACAATCGTTGGTGACGCCTTTGCCACAAGCGCAGGCGCTTTTGCTCACTTGTCTTGAACGGGGGATGCAGGTGGTCATCGCGACCAACCCGGTCTTTCCGCGCGAGGTGGTTGCGGCCCGGCTGGAGTGGGCCGGGATCGGCGCATTGCCTTACGCATTGGTTACGTCACTGGAAAACAGCCATTATTGTAAACCGCACCCTGGTTATTTCCGCCAGGTACTGACGAAACTCGGCTTGTCTGCCGCTGAAGTGGTGATGGTTGGCAACGATACGGAACATGATCTGGCGGCCCGCAAAGTGGGCATCCCGACCTTCCTGGTCGACCCCTGGTTAATTGAGCGGAACGGTCCCCATTACAGCTGTGATTGGCGTGGTGATCACACACAACTGGGAATTTTTCTGGAAACCCTTGGAACGCCTGGTAAAAATTGA
- the odhB gene encoding 2-oxoglutarate dehydrogenase complex dihydrolipoyllysine-residue succinyltransferase: MDVKIPAVGESILEGLIAKWHKKTGDTVQKDELICEFETDKVTVEIRADAAGTIALQAAEGETLPIGATIATIDASAAVQDTAPTVTRTAKSSGAAPINPGARQLAEERGIDPATLHGSGRDGRVIVADVLTASATVADQETTTVTPARESPPTEWHDAAERTTRKPMSPLRKKIAERLLQARQQTAMLTTFNEADMSHIIRLRREHQEHFMARHQVKLGFMSFFVKATVAALKEFPEVNAQIDGDDIVYHHAQHIGIAVGGKKGLVVPVLRDADQLSFAAIERQIAEFGEKVSTNKIALAELEGGTFTISNGGVYGSLLSTPILNVPQSGVLGMHAIQERPVARDGEIVICPMMYLALSYDHRLVDGRQAVGCLKRIKDLVEAPEELILEL, translated from the coding sequence ATGGATGTCAAAATACCGGCAGTCGGCGAGTCGATCCTCGAGGGGCTGATTGCCAAGTGGCATAAAAAAACGGGTGATACGGTGCAAAAAGACGAATTGATCTGCGAATTTGAAACCGACAAAGTCACCGTTGAAATCCGTGCCGATGCGGCGGGGACGATTGCGCTGCAGGCGGCAGAAGGTGAAACGCTGCCGATCGGTGCGACCATTGCCACGATCGATGCAAGCGCGGCTGTCCAGGACACCGCGCCGACTGTGACCAGAACCGCGAAAAGTTCTGGCGCGGCGCCGATCAATCCCGGTGCGCGACAACTGGCGGAAGAACGTGGCATCGATCCGGCAACACTGCACGGGAGCGGTCGCGATGGTCGGGTGATCGTCGCTGATGTGTTGACGGCGAGCGCCACCGTGGCGGACCAGGAGACGACTACGGTAACTCCCGCAAGGGAATCCCCACCGACTGAGTGGCACGATGCAGCAGAGCGGACCACCCGCAAACCGATGTCCCCGCTGCGCAAAAAAATTGCCGAGCGGTTGCTTCAGGCGCGGCAGCAGACGGCGATGCTGACCACCTTCAACGAAGCGGATATGAGTCATATCATCAGGCTGCGCCGTGAACATCAGGAACATTTCATGGCCCGGCACCAGGTCAAGCTGGGGTTCATGTCGTTCTTTGTCAAGGCGACGGTGGCTGCACTCAAGGAATTCCCTGAGGTCAACGCACAGATCGACGGCGACGATATTGTTTATCATCACGCGCAGCACATTGGCATTGCGGTCGGCGGCAAGAAGGGGTTGGTGGTGCCGGTATTGCGCGACGCTGACCAGCTGAGTTTCGCGGCGATCGAACGTCAGATTGCGGAGTTCGGGGAAAAAGTCAGCACTAACAAGATTGCCCTGGCGGAGCTGGAGGGCGGCACTTTCACCATCAGCAACGGCGGGGTTTACGGCTCTTTATTGAGCACGCCGATCCTCAATGTTCCGCAAAGCGGGGTGCTCGGCATGCACGCGATTCAGGAGCGCCCGGTGGCCCGCGATGGCGAAATTGTTATTTGTCCGATGATGTATCTGGCGTTGAGTTATGATCATCGTCTTGTCGATGGTCGTCAGGCGGTCGGTTGTCTCAAACGCATCAAGGATCTGGTTGAGGCTCCGGAAGAGTTGATTCTCGAACTGTGA
- the pdxA gene encoding 4-hydroxythreonine-4-phosphate dehydrogenase PdxA yields MKPLLITMGDPTGIGPEIIIQALLAGALSSTRPVIVAGDVAVLAQAARVFHVAARTEAVPGAPLLTHRLHLAGRELAVKNLSQLAVETLLPGQPDLACGRAMLDYIEWGCQACRSGQAAGLVTAPINKAAIRSAGCNFPGHTELLAERCQVEKVVMMLAGARLRVCLVTTHLPLSAVPATLSRAEIEATIRITDQALRDYCGVRTPQLAVLALNPHAGESGLFGDEEERLIVPAIAAARAAGINASGPHSADTLFHFAARGAYDAVICMYHDQGLIPLKLLHFEDGVNVTLGLPIIRTSVDHGTAYDLVGTGTASFASLVAAVRMAEEMTQKSSHL; encoded by the coding sequence ATGAAACCACTGTTGATTACCATGGGCGATCCGACCGGGATCGGTCCCGAAATTATTATTCAGGCTCTCCTTGCGGGAGCGTTGAGCTCGACACGACCAGTGATTGTGGCGGGGGATGTCGCCGTGCTCGCCCAGGCTGCCAGGGTGTTTCATGTCGCGGCCCGGACTGAAGCCGTCCCAGGGGCACCGCTGCTTACCCATCGTTTACACCTGGCCGGTCGGGAACTGGCGGTAAAAAATCTGTCGCAATTAGCGGTGGAAACCCTGCTCCCCGGTCAACCGGACCTCGCCTGTGGCCGGGCGATGCTCGACTATATCGAGTGGGGTTGTCAGGCCTGCCGCAGCGGTCAGGCCGCCGGGCTGGTGACCGCGCCGATCAACAAGGCGGCGATCCGCAGCGCCGGGTGCAATTTCCCTGGCCATACCGAGCTGCTGGCGGAACGTTGCCAGGTGGAGAAGGTGGTCATGATGTTGGCCGGAGCGCGATTACGCGTCTGCCTGGTGACCACTCATCTGCCCCTTTCCGCCGTTCCCGCAACCTTGAGTCGCGCGGAGATCGAGGCAACCATCCGCATCACCGATCAGGCGTTGCGCGACTACTGCGGGGTGCGCACCCCGCAGCTGGCAGTCCTGGCGCTCAACCCCCATGCCGGGGAGAGTGGGCTGTTTGGCGACGAGGAAGAACGTCTGATCGTTCCGGCGATTGCCGCCGCCCGCGCCGCCGGAATCAACGCCAGCGGGCCACACAGCGCCGATACTCTCTTCCATTTTGCAGCACGTGGTGCTTACGACGCGGTCATCTGTATGTATCACGATCAGGGGTTAATCCCCCTTAAACTGCTGCATTTTGAGGATGGCGTGAACGTCACTTTAGGATTACCGATCATCCGCACCTCGGTCGATCACGGAACCGCCTACGATCTGGTCGGCACCGGCACGGCAAGCTTCGCGAGCCTGGTGGCAGCGGTGCGGATGGCGGAAGAAATGACACAAAAAAGCTCTCATCTTTGA
- the lpdA gene encoding dihydrolipoyl dehydrogenase: MAEDIFDLVVIGGGPGGYVAAIRAAQLGERVVVVEQRATLGGVCLNEGCIPSKALLDSSEYFSLARDEFAGHGIDIEAPRLNLARMQERKAEVVTKLTGGIALLFKKHKIKHIQARGILGDTGEGGRHVRLVDAADGLPAELVGRKVLLATGGQPQGLSELPFDGQRIVDSTAALAFTQVPEHLVVIGGGFIGLELGSVWRRLGAKVTVVEMLPHILPQIDRKIAATLQRALHKQGFKFHLQSKVTAWKEDGERIKATVTGPKGADELVCDKLLVAIGRKPVTAGLGLEEAGVALTAAGRVQVDVDYRTSAAGVYALGDLIDGPPLAHKAMEEGVAFVERQHGRQTRVDLELIPGVVYTMPEVATIGKTEEQLQGAGTDYAVGKFTFLASGRAHCLAATEGLVKVLAAPVDGRILGVHIVGARASELIAEATAVMSFSGSVRDIAATVHAHPTLAEAFKEAALAVEKAAIHG; this comes from the coding sequence ATGGCGGAGGATATTTTTGATCTGGTGGTGATCGGCGGTGGCCCTGGCGGTTATGTCGCGGCAATCCGTGCGGCGCAACTGGGGGAGCGGGTGGTGGTGGTTGAACAACGCGCAACTCTGGGGGGGGTCTGTCTCAACGAAGGGTGCATTCCGAGTAAAGCGTTGCTTGATTCGAGTGAATATTTTTCCCTGGCGCGGGATGAATTTGCCGGGCATGGGATCGACATTGAAGCGCCGCGACTCAATCTGGCGCGGATGCAGGAGCGCAAGGCCGAAGTGGTCACCAAACTGACCGGCGGCATCGCTCTGCTGTTTAAAAAACATAAGATCAAACATATTCAGGCACGTGGTATCCTTGGGGACACGGGGGAGGGAGGGCGACATGTTCGGTTGGTGGATGCCGCTGACGGCCTTCCGGCAGAGCTGGTCGGGCGGAAGGTTTTGCTGGCTACCGGGGGGCAGCCGCAGGGGTTGTCCGAACTGCCCTTTGACGGACAGCGGATTGTTGATTCGACCGCCGCGCTGGCGTTTACCCAGGTTCCCGAACATTTGGTGGTGATCGGCGGCGGCTTTATCGGTCTGGAACTCGGGTCGGTTTGGCGCCGCCTCGGAGCCAAAGTTACGGTGGTCGAGATGCTGCCCCATATCCTGCCGCAGATTGATCGTAAAATTGCCGCTACGCTGCAACGCGCGTTGCACAAGCAAGGGTTTAAATTTCATTTGCAGAGCAAGGTCACCGCCTGGAAAGAAGACGGGGAAAGGATCAAAGCGACGGTCACCGGGCCGAAAGGGGCGGATGAACTTGTTTGCGACAAGCTGCTGGTGGCGATCGGGCGTAAACCGGTAACGGCCGGGCTGGGGCTCGAAGAGGCTGGCGTTGCGCTGACCGCTGCCGGGCGGGTTCAGGTGGATGTCGATTATCGAACCAGTGCCGCCGGAGTTTATGCCCTTGGTGATCTGATCGACGGTCCGCCGCTGGCGCACAAGGCGATGGAGGAAGGGGTTGCCTTTGTCGAACGGCAACATGGACGCCAGACCAGGGTCGATCTTGAGCTGATTCCCGGCGTGGTCTATACCATGCCGGAAGTCGCGACGATCGGCAAGACCGAGGAACAACTGCAAGGTGCCGGGACCGACTATGCGGTTGGCAAGTTCACCTTTCTCGCCAGCGGACGTGCCCACTGTCTGGCCGCAACCGAGGGGCTGGTCAAGGTGCTCGCCGCACCCGTGGATGGCCGGATCCTTGGCGTGCATATTGTCGGGGCACGGGCCTCAGAACTGATCGCCGAGGCAACCGCAGTGATGAGTTTTTCCGGCAGCGTGCGCGATATTGCGGCAACGGTTCACGCACATCCGACGCTGGCCGAGGCATTTAAAGAGGCGGCGCTGGCGGTCGAGAAGGCGGCAATACATGGTTGA